The genomic window AGGTGGCTTTCCACCGAGCCAATGGCATTCCCATCGATCATGTGCAGCGCAACAACCGAGAGGGCTACAAGGCCGGAGCGCTGAAGAGCGCGATGGACCACACCCGCGGCGAATTCATCGCCATATTCGACGCCGATTTTGTTCCTGCGCCCGATTGCCTGATCGAGAACATTCACCATTTCACCAACCCAAGAATGGGAATGATCCAATTTCGCTGGGAACACCTGAATCGCGCAAGCTCCAGTCTTACCGAAGCACAGGCGATCATGCTTGATGCCCATTTCGGTCTTGAACAACAAGTGCGCAGTGCCAGCGGCAAGTTCTTCAACTTCAACGGAACCGCCGGCATCTGGCGTACGCAAGCCATCATCGATGCCGGAAACTGGAGCGCCGACACCCTGACTGAAGACCTTGATCTCAGCTACCGGGCGCAACTCCGGGGCTGGGACATGGGTTATCTGAACGAGGTCGAGTGTCCGGCCGAATTGCCCGCCAACATGGCGGCATTCAAGAGTCAGCAACACCGATGGGCAAAAGGTGGCGTGCAGGTCATGATGAAACTGCTGGTCACCGTCTGGAGAGCGCCAATCACGCTCGCTCAGAAAATCGAGGCCACGTTCCATCTGTCCAATAATCTGGCCTATTTCGTGTTGCTCGTCGACACCCTGTTCTTCCTGTTGCCGTCGTTGTGGATTCGTTCGCACTATCAGCTGGTGGGCATGTGGTGGCTTGACCTGTCCTTGATCCTGGTCTCCTCTGGCGGCCATCTGGTCTATCTCTATTACGGTCAGGTGGCTTTGGGGCATTCGCGATCAAGGGCGCTCATGTATTTGCCCAGGTTGTTGTTGCTGGCGATCCAGCTGACGACGACCAATGCGCGTGCCGGATTTGAGGCTCTGCGAGGCAATGCCAGCGAATTTGTCAGAACGCCCAAGATCGGGGATATCGCCCGGCAACGCGTGATTCCTCAACACCTGCAGGCGGCGATTTACCAGGCAATCAAGCCCAAGGGAGTCATGATCGAACTATTGTTGGTAGTGATCTACGTCTTTGTCATTCTCTGGGCGATTCACAATGAGCAGTGGCTGATTGTGCCCTTCCTGATCTTTATTTGCCTGGGTTTTGCGGTGTCTTCGATGCAGTCCCTGATTCCGGACCTCAGGGAAAGATCGCCTTCATGAAGCGCCCATGGAACTGGGCGGACATCCGGGTCTGGATTTTGCTGATCAGCGTCGCCGGGATGGTCTCCAGCACGCTGTTCGCATACTATCTTTCGGCCTTGTTCAATGCCCCTGTCGACGCTGGCTTTGTTTTCCGGAAGAGCCAGATCGGTACGCTGACCATTGTCCAGTTCAGCGTGATGGCGGTTTGCATGTTGGCGGCCTGGTACGCTTGCTTCCATATCCGCAACTCGACCATTCTGGCCACCGTTGCGGTGGCTGCTGTTCTTTGCAGACTCCTGTTGCTGGGCGCGGAGCCCTACACCTCAAATGACGCCGACCGCTATCTGTTTGACGGAAGAATGGTGGTGCTCGGGCTGGACCCCTACGTGTCCAATCATGAACTACCGGAGTTGAAGGACGAGGTTGCGGCTTGGCGTCCGCCGCTGGAACATCGGCAGTATCCGACGCTGTATCCGCCGCTGGCGCTGGCAGTATTCACGGCCTGCGCGGCGGCAGGAATCGAGAAGGCGAAATGGGTCTGGAGGGTGTTGCTGCTATCCGCCGGCTTGATGACGCTGCTTCTGGGTTTCCTGACCCTCAGACGTATTGGCGCTGCCCATCATTTTCCCTTGGTGGCCTTTTCTCCCTTGTTGATACTGGAAACCGGCGTAGGCCTGCATCTGGATACCCTGTCCACCCTGGCTGTCGCCGCGGCCCTCCATGCCTGGGTAGGTCGCCGCTGGTCACTGGCGAGCGTGGCATTGGGCTTGGGAGCGCTGATCAAGATCGTGCCGGTGGTATGTCTGCTGCCGCTGGTCCTCATGCAGCGAAGTCTCAGGAGTGCTGTCGCTGCCCTGTTGCCCGGCCTGATGGTCATTGGCGGTGGCTACGGCTTGGCCCTGGCAATGGGATTCAAACCCTTGGGGAGTCTCGCTGTCTTCTTCCAGAAGTGGCGCTCAGGCTCTCCTCTGTTCTTGATTCTGGACTCGCACTTCTCTGCATGGCAGAGCGCCTTCATCTGCCTGGGGCTCGCGCTTGCTGGTTTTCTGGCAGTTTCCCTTGGTCTGTTGATGAGGCATAGGCGATTGCAGGCGGATGCTTACTACGCGCCGGCTTTCGCAATGCAAGCGGCGCTGTCCATTCCCCTGGTGCTGAGTCCAGTCATCTTCCCCTGGTACGCGATGCCCTTGGTTCCCTTGCTGGCGATGGCCCCGAATATCGCCGTACTTTCCTGGACCATCGTCTTGCCGGGTTTGTACGAAGTGCTCGATCAGTTCGTCTGCTGCGGGAACTGGTCGCCGGCCCTCTGGCCTGTCTACCTGATTGCGATGAGCTACCTGATCGGGGTGCTGCTGATCGCACGCTTCTCTCTCGGCGGCTTGTCGTCGGAATCCGCTGAATCAGCTGGCCATCGGTGAGAATGATCCATGTATCAGAGCCTTAGCGTAGCCGCGGTGATACCGGCAATGAACGAAGAGCAGGCCATCGGCAAAGTGGTGACGCAGTTGCGCGAACTGCTTGATGAGGGCTCGGTTCCGGTCATCGATGCCATCATCGTATGCGACAACGGATCCACTGACCGAACTGCCGAGCAAGCGCTGAGTGCGGGCGCTACGGTGGTGAGGCAGGCGCAACCCGGTTATGGCATTGCCTGCCTGACGGCGCTGGAGCATTTGCCCGATTGCGACATCGTGCTGTTTGTGGACGGAGATGATTCCTGCCTGGTGGCGCAGGCCATGGTACTGCTGCAGGGAGTGGCGCAGGGAGATGACATCGCCATTGGCTCGCGCAGTTTGGGCCGGCGGGAGAAGGGGGCGCTCACCATCCCTCAGCAATTTGGCAACTGGTTGGCGGCACAGTTGATCAGATGGTTGTGGGGTTACCGCCTCACGGACCTCGGACCCTTCAGGGCGATTCGTCGCGAAGCGCTGAAGCAGCTGAACATGCAGGATCAGGCTTTCGGATGGACGGTGGAGATGCAGGTAAAAGCGATCATCCACGGCATGCGGATGGGTGAATATCCGGTGGACTCGAAGGTTCGAATCGGAAAATCGAAGATCAGCGGTACCGTCAAAGGCACGGTCAATGCCGGCATCGGCATCTTGTCCATGATTGCCCGACTACGCTGGAACAGCAGGATGGCTCGCTCACCCGAGTTCCGCGGCTGAGGCGCCGGGCGCATGGACCCGGGCAGAGACACCGCCGCGATGACGGCGCCCGATGTCGAAGCCGCGATGCTCGCCGCTGAAGCGGCCGAGATTCTGCATCAGGCCCAGGCGCTGGAAGGCACGTTGCACCTGCCGGGCGTTCGTGACCACTATCGGATCCAGATCGAACGCGGCATTGCCCTCGCCACGCTTGCGCTTCCGGGCATGGATGACGAGCGCCTGCGAACCCGGATTCGACAGCGACTGGTCGTGGCCCATGCTGCGCGCGCCGAAGATGCGCGCTACGGTGCTGGACAGCTCTCACGCAGCGCCCAACGCGCGCCGACGAGAGAGGATTGCGAAGACGGTTGGTCCAAGGTGCGAGGCATCGTCGAGAATGCCAGGGCATCCGCTCTGGAGGCTCGCCGGCATGCCGACATCCTGCGCAAGCATCAGGCGGGGACTCTCGCCGTCCGGGCTGAAAGCGCGGCTGCAGCGGCTCAGCGCACCCTGGACGAGCGCAACCAGGCCTATACCTTTTTCACCGACCCCGGTTTCTCCTTTGGCGAGGGATGGTATCTGGCAGCCGCTTCACTGCTGGCGGGCGTTCAGATCCAGATCAAGGCCGGCACCCGGCAAGAGCCGCAAGCGCGGCAGTTTCTTCATGACGCCGGCCTTGGCGGGGCGATCGTTCCTTACCGATCGCGCCCGGCCAACCCCAAGCACCTGACCGACATCATTGCGCGGGCCTTCCGGAAAAATCCCGATCACGCTCAAGCTCGCTTGAGGGCGGCGTTTCTAGGAACCGAGGCACGCGCGTCCACGCTGGTCGAGTGGGTAGCCCAGCGACTGGGCCATGATCCGAACAAGAAGGTGCTGCTCTGGGTGCGTATCAGCGACCACGACGCCCACCGCAACACGGATTTCGATGAACTGCAGCAGATCGCACGCCTGGTTCTCAACGCCGGTCTCACGCCTGTCTTCTTTGGCGACGCCATCGATTCCTCGATGACGCTCGATGGCGGCATCGACCTCACCCTGTGCTGGAAATTGCCGCTGTTCCAGGGCGCCGACATGCGCCGCGCCCAGCTTCAGCTGTTTGAGGAACTCCGTCAGCACCACGGCTTGATCGGCCAGATCGGCGTCACCACCGCGGGCATGGACGGCCCTGCCCTGCTCGGATTGCCCACGGCCTATCTCAGCGCATCGCCGAATGTGCGCCTGGGTAAATGGGTGGGAGCTGTCCCTGGATACCAGGAGATCGTGCGTGGGCCGGGATACCTCGACGCGCTGGAATCGATCCTGGACCGTTGGTCCAGACCATCCACATGAGGCGGATTCCCGATTGCGGAGACCCTGCGGCTTCGTCGTGCGAATTCGGCCGTTGACCGCAGGTGGGGCCAGGCCTGGCTTTCATCAATGGTCGCGTCCGTCAGCCGTGCGCCGCCATTGCGCGCTAAGATCGCGCCTCCTGCGCCTGGAGTTTGCGGAATGAATGTGTGTCGACGCTTGCTGCTGGCCTTTGCCATGACCTCCAGTACGGCCGCGGCGGAGCCAGTGCCTACCGTGATTGTCGACATTCATGCGCTGGGTGCGGATCGCTTGCAGGCGCTGAAGAATGAGCCCTCGGTACGCTGGGCAGCCGAATTTGGCAACGAGCTGCTGCTCGGTGTGGACCCGACGCAGCTTGCAGAATGGAGCAAGAGGCCGCGGGTGCGCGATGGACTGGGCTTGCTGGCGCCGGAAGAAATCTGGGTTCGCGATCATGTGTGCGCCCATCAGGCTTTGCAGCCAGCCTTGGGCGTGGTGGGTGGTTACGAGCTGCTGCGCCAGCCCGCCAGCGTGATCCGTATCGCCGAGCGCTCGGGCATTGTTGGCAGCGCGCTGCCGGCTGACGGGGTGGTCGCCAGAGAACAGCGCAACGAGGCCCATCCCAAGTCGGCCACGGCCGTGTCATCTGCGGTGCAGAACCTGGTCAACCGGGTTGATGCCGAGCGCTGGTTCGCCACGATGAGCACGCTCGCGAGCTTCAATCGAAACAGCTTCAGTCCAGCTCTGGGCGCCGCGCGTGATTGGATATCGACTCACTTCGAGGCCACTGGCCTGGTCAGCAGCCGCTTCACGTTCACGCTGGAGAATCTCAGCAACTGCACGCCTTCACAGCCACCGATCAGCATCGACAATCCGATCGGATTCAGGCTGGGGCAGACCTTGCCGGACGAGTGGGTAGTAGTTGGCGCGCATTACGACTCGCGCAATGTAGCCCGTTGCGATGGCACGCTGGCGCCTCAGCCCGGCGCCAATGACAACGCCTCCGGTTGCGCGGGGGTCATCGAGTTGGCGCGCGTATTCGCCGATGTGGACACCGAGCGTTCGGTGTTGTTCATGTGCTTCTCGGGCGAAGAGCAGGGCCTTTGGGGCAGTCGGCGCTATGTGGAGTCGCTGCAGAGTTCGGGTGAGATCGCCAAGGTCAAGCACATGATCAATCTGGACATGCTCGGCTATGACGCCAGTGGAGCGCTGGATGCGCGCGTGGAAACCACCAGCGCGCATGTCGCCCTGCTGGGCGAGTACAGTGCCGCAGCGGCAACCTATGCGCCGGAGTTGAACATCATTACCAGCAGTGCGACCAGCGCCGGCTCGGACCATTGGTATTTCCTCGGCGCCGGCGTGCCGTCGGTGTTCACCTGGGAAAACGGCGCCAGCGTCTATCCGCATTACCACAAGGAAACCGACGTACCCGCCAACATGACCCGAGCGCGGGAGCTGGCCGGCGGAATCCTGAAGATGGACGCTGCGATGCTGGCCGAGAAGGCCGGGCTCGCCACCATGTTTGCGGATGGTTTCGAGTAGGCCCGCGCGAATCCCACACGAAGCTCGAACGATTCCTGCTTTCGCATTCTGGCGGTAGCCGCGCGAACCGATCGTGCGCGGGCCGGGATACCTCGACGCGCTGGAATCGATCCTGGATGTTTGGTCCAGCCATCCCAGGTAAGACCAGGGGCGTCGTGCCCAGCAGGTGATGATCTGAGCCCCGCATTTCAAGATCTTTCAGAGTTGCTCAAGAAGTTCAGATGATCTCGGCTGACGCTTGGTCCAGGGTGTCCGGCAACTCTGGAAGCCACAGGCATGCATCGTGAGCAAGATCTCAACCTGGATCCGCGCTTTCACCCTGTCCATCACCTGCGGGTTGCTGGCCTTGCCCGCCACCGCGGCCGTGATCACGGTGACGACCAGTTCGACACCGGGCTGCACGCTGGCCGATGCCATCCGCGCCGCCAATGCCAATGCCGCGCGCGGCGACTGCCCGGCTGGATCGGGGGCCGACACCATACGAATCGCCCCGGCGCTGATCGAGATCACCTCCGAGTTGCCGATGATCGACAGCACCATCACCATCGTCTCGGCTGACGCCGGCACCAAGACCCTGCGGCGCACGGCCGGGCAGTCCAACCAGTTCCGCGTACTGGACGTCGACAACGGCAGCCTGACCCTGCGCAGAATCGAGGTCAGCGGCGGCTATCTGCGCGGAATACTGGATGGCGGTGGCGCCGGCGTGCGGGTCCGCAATGGCAGCCTGACCCTGGACCACGCCGTCATTCGGGACAATGAATTGATCAATACCGGTGACGGCGGTGGCGGTATTCGCGCCATCAGTTCGACACTCACCATCGCCGACAGCCTGATCATCGACAATCGCATCGTGAGCGACAACGGCAATCTGATCCGGGGCGCAGCGATCCGCGTATCAAACTCGCCAGTCAGCATCACCCGGTCAACGATGACCGCCAATCATCTCGAAGGGCTGGGGGGCGTCTTCTATTTCTTCAATTCGCAGGTCAATGTCTCGGACAGCTATTTCGGGTATCGAACGAATGTCTCGACCAGCACCGCCCGGAATACCGACATTTACTTGTCCATCGCTGGAAACAGCACCGCTACATTCACGAACACCACAATGACGGAAGACCGGGGGCCCGGCGACAAACCCAGCATCTATGCCAACGACAGCGTGCTCACTTTCAGATCTTCCACGCTTGACGAGTTTGAAATCGATGTCAGCGTGGAATCGAGCAACACCGTGAATTTCATCAACACCCTGTTCCAGGGCATCTGCGTCGACGACATCACGGTCAATCAGGTGATCAGCAGTTTCTTCGAGGACGACTCCTGCACCGGTTCGGCCTCGCCAGGCGGCGTCACCCTGTTTCCTGCCGCAGACAATGGCGGGCCGACCTGGACCCAAAGGGTGCACCCGCTCAGCAGCACCATCGATGCCGGCGACAACGGCCAATGCCCGCCCAGTGACCAGCGTGGGCTCAGCCGAATCAATGGCTGTGACATCGGCGCCTTCGAGTTTGTCGAGAACGTCGATGTACAGATCGCCGTGGTGGTGCTCACGCCGCCGCCCTACCATGTCGGGCAAACCATCACGGCCAACCTGAATATTTACAACGACGGTCCCAGCGATGCCAGCTACCCGCAGATCGATCTGGCGCTGAACAACCTCAGCCTGTTGTCAGTCGACGGCGCTTGCCAGTCCATTCCCTGCCCGATTGCGGCCTTGATTGCAGGTGCTCCCTTCCGGACGATCACGGTGCAACTGACCCCAGTGTCCAGTCTGCCTGGGAATTTCACACTCACCGCGAGTGCAGGGCCGTCGGTCGTGGCCTTCAATGATCTGAACCCGGCCAACAACAGCGCCAGCGCCAGTCGCTCGATCACTGCCGCCGCCGATACCCGCATCACCAAGACCCTGCTCACGCCCGGCCCCTACTCGGTGGGTCAGACCATCAACTACCAGTTGCTGGCCGAGAACTCAGGTCCGGCCAGCGCCACCTCGGTGGTGATTACCGACACCCCCGAAGGCCTGGATATCAACAGCATCACCAACTGCAGCAACCAACCTGCCGGACCGTGCAACTTTGCCATCATCGGGCCGGGCGGATCGCTGCTGCTCAATGTGTCGGCCGAGATCACGGCCACCCGCTTCGACAACACGGCGCAGGTGAGCCAGAGCACTTTCGACCCGAATCCTGCCAACAACATCGATGATCGTTTCAACGGCGGTTCTGCCGAGGCGGCCACCGACGTCAAGCTCGCTCTGCTCAGACAATCCTCGCCACCATTCATCAATGGGCAGGTTGTCGACTATCTCGTGCGTATCGGAAACACCGGTCCGGCCCCAGCCACGGACGTGCGCATGCAGTTTGACGCAGAGAACTTCTTCGTCACCGGCGTCAGCAACAATTGCGGCCCGAATCAGCTGCCCTGCGAGATCGGCTCGCTGAGCGTGGGCCAAAGCGTTGATGTCCTGGTGCAGGGTTTGCTGCAATTCAGTGGTCCAGTCACGATCGAAGCCTCTGTCCAGGCGGCCCAGTCAGATCCCCAGCTGGCGAACAACGTCGCCAACGATGGCTTTACCGCCGTGCAGGCGGCAGACGTGCTGCTATCACTGACCTTGCTCAGCCAGCCACCGATCTATCGCGGCCAGGACATTCGCTATCGCATGAACATCAGCAACTTCGGCGGCGACGATGCCGACCAGGTTGTGATCAGCACCAGCGCCCAGAACCTGCAGATCCAGTCGGCGGTCGGTGCCAATTGCCTGAGCCTGCCCTGCACCATCGACACGCTCGGCCTGCTGGAAACAGAAACGATCGAGGTCACCGCGCAGGCGACTCAAAGCGGCAGCTTCGACCTGAGTGCAAGCGTCAGCGCCGATCAGCTGGACCCCGTACCCGCCAACAATACCGACAGCACCGGAAACAGCGGCACGGCCCTGGAGCCGACGAACAACTTCATCTTCGCCGACGGTCTTGAGTCACCGCAATGATCGCTGGGCTGGCTTCATCAAGGCACTGCGGCAGCTGTGTTAGCGTTGTCGCGGGATCGCAAGACAAAGGCTTTGGCCGATGGTTGACGACATCGCCGGGGATCACGGCTCCCGCCTGGGCCGACAAGGCTCAGCCGCTGAACGGCGAACCGGCTCGAGAGCAGCCGGCCACGGCTGGGTGCCGCGCCGATGATCTACCGCTTCGGGGTCTATCGCCTCGACAGCGAGCGCGACACCTTGGCCGATGCGAACGGACCGGTGGCGCTGCGTGACCATGCACTGCGCGTACTCAAGCTCTTGCTTGAGCGCGCGCCGGAGGTCGTGACCAAGGACCAGATCCTGGCGCAGGTCTGGGGGCATGATGCGCTGTCGGAAAGCGCCATTCCGCAGGTCATCAAGGACATCCGCCAGGTGCTTGGCGACTCCGCCAAGTCTCCGGAATTGATCGTCACCCGCTACGGCCGCGGCTACCAGTTCGTGGGCTATGTCGAAATCGAGGAAGACCAGGCCGCCGCCGCCGTGCCCGTCGCCGTTGCTACCCGGCGACGATGGCTTCCCGGCCTGATTGGCCTTGGGGTGATCGCTGCATTGACCTTGGTCGTGCTCCTGTGGGACCGCTGGAACGTCACTCCAGGCTCCGAAGCGCAGGTGCAGGCGGCGGGGCCCATCTTCATCCGGCCCATCGAACCCGAAGCCGGGGAATCACTCTCCAGGCCCTTTGCCGAATACCTGAGCTTCGTGCTCGGTGCTTCCGGCGGGTCGACGTCGGTGACGGTGGCCGACAAGGACTCACCCCAGCGTCCGGGCGTGCAGTACCTGGAACTCAGCCTGGCGGTATCGGACAACCCGGATCAGCGCTATGCCCTGCAGTTCGGCAGCGCCAGCCGCGAGACCGAGGCGCAGAGCCAGACCCGCTACTTCTCCAAGCCGGAAGACCTGCTCGGCGCCAGTCTTGATCAGGTGGTACTCAGCACCGGGATCAGTCCTGAATTCGGCGCGGCCGCAGGCATCACATCCCCCAGGGCCT from Rhodanobacteraceae bacterium includes these protein-coding regions:
- a CDS encoding glycosyltransferase, translating into MLLAISAIFFSIHIFLLTILCSFGLHRLSMAVRWKRYGSASRCIAGRFAQLPTLTIQIPIYNERFVAERAIDAAVAIRYPREKLHIQIVDDSTDDTSQLISNKVAFHRANGIPIDHVQRNNREGYKAGALKSAMDHTRGEFIAIFDADFVPAPDCLIENIHHFTNPRMGMIQFRWEHLNRASSSLTEAQAIMLDAHFGLEQQVRSASGKFFNFNGTAGIWRTQAIIDAGNWSADTLTEDLDLSYRAQLRGWDMGYLNEVECPAELPANMAAFKSQQHRWAKGGVQVMMKLLVTVWRAPITLAQKIEATFHLSNNLAYFVLLVDTLFFLLPSLWIRSHYQLVGMWWLDLSLILVSSGGHLVYLYYGQVALGHSRSRALMYLPRLLLLAIQLTTTNARAGFEALRGNASEFVRTPKIGDIARQRVIPQHLQAAIYQAIKPKGVMIELLLVVIYVFVILWAIHNEQWLIVPFLIFICLGFAVSSMQSLIPDLRERSPS
- a CDS encoding DUF2029 domain-containing protein gives rise to the protein MKRPWNWADIRVWILLISVAGMVSSTLFAYYLSALFNAPVDAGFVFRKSQIGTLTIVQFSVMAVCMLAAWYACFHIRNSTILATVAVAAVLCRLLLLGAEPYTSNDADRYLFDGRMVVLGLDPYVSNHELPELKDEVAAWRPPLEHRQYPTLYPPLALAVFTACAAAGIEKAKWVWRVLLLSAGLMTLLLGFLTLRRIGAAHHFPLVAFSPLLILETGVGLHLDTLSTLAVAAALHAWVGRRWSLASVALGLGALIKIVPVVCLLPLVLMQRSLRSAVAALLPGLMVIGGGYGLALAMGFKPLGSLAVFFQKWRSGSPLFLILDSHFSAWQSAFICLGLALAGFLAVSLGLLMRHRRLQADAYYAPAFAMQAALSIPLVLSPVIFPWYAMPLVPLLAMAPNIAVLSWTIVLPGLYEVLDQFVCCGNWSPALWPVYLIAMSYLIGVLLIARFSLGGLSSESAESAGHR
- a CDS encoding glycosyltransferase family 2 protein, producing MYQSLSVAAVIPAMNEEQAIGKVVTQLRELLDEGSVPVIDAIIVCDNGSTDRTAEQALSAGATVVRQAQPGYGIACLTALEHLPDCDIVLFVDGDDSCLVAQAMVLLQGVAQGDDIAIGSRSLGRREKGALTIPQQFGNWLAAQLIRWLWGYRLTDLGPFRAIRREALKQLNMQDQAFGWTVEMQVKAIIHGMRMGEYPVDSKVRIGKSKISGTVKGTVNAGIGILSMIARLRWNSRMARSPEFRG
- a CDS encoding M28 family peptidase; amino-acid sequence: MNVCRRLLLAFAMTSSTAAAEPVPTVIVDIHALGADRLQALKNEPSVRWAAEFGNELLLGVDPTQLAEWSKRPRVRDGLGLLAPEEIWVRDHVCAHQALQPALGVVGGYELLRQPASVIRIAERSGIVGSALPADGVVAREQRNEAHPKSATAVSSAVQNLVNRVDAERWFATMSTLASFNRNSFSPALGAARDWISTHFEATGLVSSRFTFTLENLSNCTPSQPPISIDNPIGFRLGQTLPDEWVVVGAHYDSRNVARCDGTLAPQPGANDNASGCAGVIELARVFADVDTERSVLFMCFSGEEQGLWGSRRYVESLQSSGEIAKVKHMINLDMLGYDASGALDARVETTSAHVALLGEYSAAAATYAPELNIITSSATSAGSDHWYFLGAGVPSVFTWENGASVYPHYHKETDVPANMTRARELAGGILKMDAAMLAEKAGLATMFADGFE
- a CDS encoding DUF11 domain-containing protein; the encoded protein is MSKISTWIRAFTLSITCGLLALPATAAVITVTTSSTPGCTLADAIRAANANAARGDCPAGSGADTIRIAPALIEITSELPMIDSTITIVSADAGTKTLRRTAGQSNQFRVLDVDNGSLTLRRIEVSGGYLRGILDGGGAGVRVRNGSLTLDHAVIRDNELINTGDGGGGIRAISSTLTIADSLIIDNRIVSDNGNLIRGAAIRVSNSPVSITRSTMTANHLEGLGGVFYFFNSQVNVSDSYFGYRTNVSTSTARNTDIYLSIAGNSTATFTNTTMTEDRGPGDKPSIYANDSVLTFRSSTLDEFEIDVSVESSNTVNFINTLFQGICVDDITVNQVISSFFEDDSCTGSASPGGVTLFPAADNGGPTWTQRVHPLSSTIDAGDNGQCPPSDQRGLSRINGCDIGAFEFVENVDVQIAVVVLTPPPYHVGQTITANLNIYNDGPSDASYPQIDLALNNLSLLSVDGACQSIPCPIAALIAGAPFRTITVQLTPVSSLPGNFTLTASAGPSVVAFNDLNPANNSASASRSITAAADTRITKTLLTPGPYSVGQTINYQLLAENSGPASATSVVITDTPEGLDINSITNCSNQPAGPCNFAIIGPGGSLLLNVSAEITATRFDNTAQVSQSTFDPNPANNIDDRFNGGSAEAATDVKLALLRQSSPPFINGQVVDYLVRIGNTGPAPATDVRMQFDAENFFVTGVSNNCGPNQLPCEIGSLSVGQSVDVLVQGLLQFSGPVTIEASVQAAQSDPQLANNVANDGFTAVQAADVLLSLTLLSQPPIYRGQDIRYRMNISNFGGDDADQVVISTSAQNLQIQSAVGANCLSLPCTIDTLGLLETETIEVTAQATQSGSFDLSASVSADQLDPVPANNTDSTGNSGTALEPTNNFIFADGLESPQ